Sequence from the Candidatus Accumulibacter similis genome:
GGGTCCTCCCGGATTTCAGCTTCGCTGGCGGCGCCAAAGACACCCCGGGTGCAAGAGCCCGCCGCACGCCGGTCCGGTTGAGGGCAAGGGACTCCGGGAGGCCAGACAGATCCGTGGCACGCTACTGCCGCTGCCCGCACCCCAGCGACCGCTCTACGCCACCCAGGGCTACTACCAGCCGGCTCGCTGGACCTTCTCGGCCCAGAACAACGCCGCGATCGTCTTGGCGTCGGTGATGGCCCCACTCTTCACCGACGTCAGAGCATCCCCCAGCGGCAGACTCAAGACATCCAGGAACTCGTTGCTGTCCGGCTTCTGTTCGGCCTCACGGGTCAGACCTCGCGCGAGATAGATCTCGATTCGCTCGTCCGAATAGCCAACGCAGGGGTGCATGACCCCGAGATGACGCCAGGAGCTTGCGCGGTATCCGGTTTCCTCGAGCAACTCACGCCGGCCGGTGACCAGGAGTTCCTCGCCGGGGTCGATCTTGCCCGCCGGCAGCTCAAGAAACGGGCGGCGCAGCGGATAACGATATTGCCGGACAAAGAGCAGCCGGTCGTCCTCGAGTTCGGCGATGACCACCACAGCCCCCTGGTGTCGCACGTACTCGCGCAGGCACTCGTTGCCATCGGGTAGCTGGACCCGGTCGCGACGCACATCGAGAAGCCTGCCGTTGAATACCTGTGTAGTCTCGAGCTGCCGTTCGGTGAGATGGCTGTACTCTTCTTCCATGGAAAGGCTCCCGACAAGAACGCCCCGACGTTGCGGAGCGTTGCGGTCAGATGGCTGCCGGCAATCAGAGAGAACGCAACAGCGAGAACGCGCAGAGCGACATCAGGACCTGCGGGAAAATGCCCAGCAAGGCGACCGCCAGCCCGTTCGCCGACATCAGGATCTTCACGTCCAGCGGCGCCTCGATCGGGTTCATGTTGGCCGGTGGGTCAAAATACATGAGCTTGACCACGCGCAGGTAGTAGAAGCAGCCGATCAGCGAGAAGGCGACGGCGACAATCGCCAGCCAGAGATGACCGGCGGCGACGACCGCCTGCAGAACCGAGAACTTGGCAAAGAAGCCGACGAAGAAAGGGATCCCGGCCATCGAGAACATCATCATCATCATGACGCCCGCGAACCATGGGCTGCGTTGGTTGAGCCCCTTGAAATCATCGAGTTCGTCCGACTCGAGGCCACCGCGGGCAAGCAGAAGGATCATGCCAAACGTGCCGGCACTGGTCAGGACGTAGGTGATGACGTAGAACATCGCCGAACTGTAGGCATTGAGAGCGAAGCGGGCGTCGCCACCGACGACGCCGGTGACGATACCGAGCAGCATGAAGCCCATGTGGGAGATCGCCGAGTAGGCGAGCATGCGTTTGAGGTTGCTCTGGGCGATCGCGGCGATGTTGCCGATGGCCATCGACAGCACCGAGAGGATGATCAGCATCGCCTGCCAATCCTGCGAAACGACGATCAGGCCGTTAACCAGCAATCGCATGACCATGGCGAAGGCGGCCAGTTTCGGAGCGGTTGCGATGAACAGCGTGACCGCCGTCGGTGCGCCATGATAGACGTCGGGTATCCACATGTGGAATGGAACGACGCCAAGCTTGAACGCCAGGCCGGCGACGAGAAACACAAGCCCGAAGACGAGAATCCCCTTGTCGAACTGGCCCATGTAAAGGCGCTCGGCAATCGCCGGGATCTCCAGCGTACCGGTCGCACCGTAGATCATGGACATGCCGTAAAGCAGCAGGCCAGAGGCCAGTGCCCCGAGCACGAAATACTTCATCGCGGCTTCGGTTGCTGGAACGGAGTCGCGGTTCATCGCCACCATCGCGTACAGCGATAGCGAGAGCAATTCCAGGCCGATATAGACCGTCACCAGATGGCTGGCAGAGATCATCACCATCATGCCGAGGGTGGCAAACAGCGCCAGCGAGTAGTATTCGCCTCGTGCCATCTGCGGCCGTTCTAGAATGTAGCCGCGCGAGTAGAACAGGATGACGATCACCGTGAGGTATAGGAGAAGCTTCAGCAGATCGGCCATCAGGTCGCCGACGTA
This genomic interval carries:
- a CDS encoding NUDIX hydrolase; translation: MEEEYSHLTERQLETTQVFNGRLLDVRRDRVQLPDGNECLREYVRHQGAVVVIAELEDDRLLFVRQYRYPLRRPFLELPAGKIDPGEELLVTGRRELLEETGYRASSWRHLGVMHPCVGYSDERIEIYLARGLTREAEQKPDSNEFLDVLSLPLGDALTSVKSGAITDAKTIAALFWAEKVQRAGW
- the nuoN gene encoding NADH-quinone oxidoreductase subunit NuoN; amino-acid sequence: MQFQVPDLRLASAEIFMLLMACLILVGDLLVKDQKRTLTFVATQLTLIGVAVITFASSSGETAYTFSNMYVGDLMADLLKLLLYLTVIVILFYSRGYILERPQMARGEYYSLALFATLGMMVMISASHLVTVYIGLELLSLSLYAMVAMNRDSVPATEAAMKYFVLGALASGLLLYGMSMIYGATGTLEIPAIAERLYMGQFDKGILVFGLVFLVAGLAFKLGVVPFHMWIPDVYHGAPTAVTLFIATAPKLAAFAMVMRLLVNGLIVVSQDWQAMLIILSVLSMAIGNIAAIAQSNLKRMLAYSAISHMGFMLLGIVTGVVGGDARFALNAYSSAMFYVITYVLTSAGTFGMILLLARGGLESDELDDFKGLNQRSPWFAGVMMMMMFSMAGIPFFVGFFAKFSVLQAVVAAGHLWLAIVAVAFSLIGCFYYLRVVKLMYFDPPANMNPIEAPLDVKILMSANGLAVALLGIFPQVLMSLCAFSLLRSL